The sequence GACCGGGAGTGCCTGGCGGCGATCGTGTCTGTGGTCCTGGCGGGCGGCACGTGGCGGCAACCCCATCGCGGGCCGGTCTCGTCGCATCCGCAGCCGGCCTGACGTTGTACGTGTCTCCCGCCTTCGATATGTGGCTGTTCGCTGCTGGCGCGTTTGTGCTGGCGGTCGTGGCGGCGGTGTGGGTGGCTGCCCGCGACCTCTGCCGCGCAGCGCGTGGCACGGTCGGCGCGGACCAAGCGCTGCCGCCCACCGCCAGCAGACCAGACGTGCCTTCACTCTGCGTGCGTCATGGGGCGCCGACTGACCCACGCCGAACTGGAGGTCCGCCGAGTCAGGGGGAATGGGCGGCCGAGATGGGAGTGCCGGGTCCGTGGCGGGTGTGGCAGCACTTGCGTGGCTCAGGAGGTACTCACGACGCTGCCCACGTCAGTGAGCCCTTTCCAACCTCAGGTTGAGGCGTGGTGGAGAACGAGGACGGCCTTCACGATGTCGGTGATCCGGTTGGTGCTGCAGCGGAGTCTCCGGAGGATGCGCCAGCCCTTCAGGGTGGCCATGGCTTGCTCCCCGAGGCAGCGGATCTTGGCGTGGCTGCTGTTGTGACGGCGCTTCCATCGCTTGAGGCGGCGGCCCCGGAACGGCACTCGAACGGGTCCGCCGGCTCCTTGATATACCTTGTCCGCCCAACATTTGAGGCCCTCCGCGGTGAGGGTTTCGATGATTCCGTGCTGCCGGGCGGCGGTCAGATCGTGGGTTGAGCCAGGCAGTGCCGGCGAGGCCCAAAGCAGGCGTCCGAAAGGATCGGTGAGGACCTGGACGTTCATGCCGTGACGTTTGTGTTTCCCCGAGTAGTACGGGGTGTCGGCGGCGATGCGGTCGATGGGCAGCAGGGTGCCGTCGAGGATGACGAACGCTTTGGTCCGGATCGTCTTCATTGCCTTGGCCAGGGACGGGGCGCGGGCGGCCAGCACCTCGATCGCCTCGCGTATGTAGCGGAACACGGTCGCGATCCCGATGCCGAACCCGGCGGCGAGCTGGGCGTAGGTGTCGCCGCATCGCAGGTGCGCCAGGGCCAGCAGGGCCTGGCGGCCAGCGGGTAGGCGCCGCCACCGCGTCCCGATCTTCCGCCGCCGGGCGGTAAGTTGCCCACTCAGATACCTCAGGGTGCGGCCGGACAGATCGATCGAGGACGGGTAGACAAGCACGCGACACTCCCGGCAGACACGGTCATCTTGGTCGAGAACCGGTCTACCAGGAGCTTCTTCGTTGCGCAGGAATGTCCAACTCACGATCAGCGTCGCGAGGTTGCAATGAGCTCAAGTGCCGGTGCTGCCTCCGCGGATCCCCGGGGCGCACCGGTCGTCCTGCGCGGCCCCGTTTGCGCGATGCGTCGGGCGAGTCACGCGCCGGTCGGCACGCCCGCGTTGACGAGGATGTCGCGTGCCGGCAGCGCGACGCTCTGTGCGGCGGTCAGGCCGGACACAGCCAGGTGGGCGTCCACGATCCGAAGGCCGACCGCGTATCCGGCCAAGTCCGGCAGCCCGACGGGTTCATGCCCCATGAGCTCCGCGGTAGCGTCGCCGTACACGTACGGCGGCAGGTTCTGCATCCCGGCCACATCGATCGCGGCCACGACCTTCTCGTAGGCGTCGTCCAGTTCCGCGCCGGACAGCACCGTCGTCCAGGGGCCCAGGGCCTGCTCGCCGGCCAGTTCCCGTACGAACGCCTCTGCCAGCCCTTCGGCCACGACCTGCTCGCCGACCGTGACCGTCCCAGGATCCCAGACCGCGTTGGCGTAGCGCACGTTGTGGTGGAGCTCGTGCGCGGCGGCGTGGCCGATCTTCGCCAGGCTGGTCTCGGTGGGCCACATCACCAGATGGATCGCCCCCGGGAAACCGCCCATGCCGAAATAGCCGCCAGTACGAACCGTCAGGTGGTGGTCATCGGGGTCGCCGAGCACCAGGACGACATGAACGGTCTCGGCGCTCCTGGCCTCGGGCACCGCACCGTTCAGCCGCTCCCACGCCGCGGCGAGGCGGTCCTCGATCTCGTTCCACACTCCCGCGTCCTGCATCTGCCTCAGGGCCGTCAG comes from Streptomyces virginiae and encodes:
- a CDS encoding transposase family protein, whose product is MLVYPSSIDLSGRTLRYLSGQLTARRRKIGTRWRRLPAGRQALLALAHLRCGDTYAQLAAGFGIGIATVFRYIREAIEVLAARAPSLAKAMKTIRTKAFVILDGTLLPIDRIAADTPYYSGKHKRHGMNVQVLTDPFGRLLWASPALPGSTHDLTAARQHGIIETLTAEGLKCWADKVYQGAGGPVRVPFRGRRLKRWKRRHNSSHAKIRCLGEQAMATLKGWRILRRLRCSTNRITDIVKAVLVLHHAST
- a CDS encoding DUF2268 domain-containing protein — protein: MKIVVHDTASAMFDLLQRPLEERPDALREILSTLQSAMSVVGDVDAVQMHQMGSGFRIDREDPRYLTALRQMQDAGVWNEIEDRLAAAWERLNGAVPEARSAETVHVVLVLGDPDDHHLTVRTGGYFGMGGFPGAIHLVMWPTETSLAKIGHAAAHELHHNVRYANAVWDPGTVTVGEQVVAEGLAEAFVRELAGEQALGPWTTVLSGAELDDAYEKVVAAIDVAGMQNLPPYVYGDATAELMGHEPVGLPDLAGYAVGLRIVDAHLAVSGLTAAQSVALPARDILVNAGVPTGA